A window of the Cucurbita pepo subsp. pepo cultivar mu-cu-16 chromosome LG01, ASM280686v2, whole genome shotgun sequence genome harbors these coding sequences:
- the LOC111809366 gene encoding THO complex subunit 2-like isoform X1 — MALPPLECMYVVESNLREWKSGNSSFRVPNPVPVLRFLYELCWTMVRGELPFQKCKAALDSVEFTGKMSAEELGSSFADVITQLAQDITLPGEYRVRLLKLAKWLVESAFVPLRLFQERCEEEFLWEAEMIKIKAQELKSKEVRVNTRLLYQQTKFNLLREESEGYAKLVTLLCHVTDASNNNLPGSTIGIIKSLIGHFDLDPNRVFDIVLECFELQPENSVFVELIPIFPKSHASQILGFKFQYYQRIEVNSPVPVGLYKLAALLVKEKFIDLDSIYAHLLPKEEEAFEHYESFSSKRLDEANRIGKINLAATGKDLMDDEKQGDVSIDLFAALDMESEAVNERSPELENNQTLGLLTGFLSVGDWYHAHVLFNRLLPLNPVEHLPICNCLFRFIEESISSAYSIVRQHYYQSFGTSSGASIDTRNFPVGGSFIDLPRELFQMLAAAGPYLYRDTILLQKVCRVLRGYYMSAIEFVNSVESGSNPEFVLQAGSRVPHLHLKEARLKIEEALGMCILPSLQLIPANPAVGQGIWEVMNLLPYEVRYRLYGEWEKDDEKIPMVLAARQTAKLDTRRILKRLAKENLKQLGRMVAKLAHANPLTVLRTILHQIEAYRDMITPVVDAFKYLTQLEYDILEYVVIERLVQGGRDKLKDDGLNLSDWLQSLASFWGHLCKKYPSMELRGLFQYLINQLKKGQGIELVLLQELVQQMANVQYTENLTEEQLDAMAGSETLRYQATSFGVTRNNKALIKSSNRLRDSLLSKDEPKLAVPLLLLISQHRSVVVINANAPYIKMVSEQFDRCHGTLLQYVEFLSSAVTPASAYAQLIPSLNELAQLYHLDPEVAFLIYRPIMRLFKCQGGSDIFWPLDGNDANVASNNSDSESAECSADVVLELGSSRKPVRWSDLLDAVKSMLPPKAWNSLSPDLYTTFWGLTLYDLYVPQSRYESEIAKQHSALKALEELSDNSSSAINKRKKDKERIQESLDRLSNELNKHEENVASVRRRLSREKDKWLSSCPDTLKINMEFLQRCIFPRCTFSMPDAVYCAMFVHTLHSLGTPFFNTVNHIDVLICKTLQPMICCCTEYEAGRLGRFLYETLKIAYYWKSDESIYERECGNMPGFAVYYRYPNSQRVTYGQFIKVHWKWSQRITRLLIQCLESTEYMEIRNALIMLTKISNVFPVTRKSGINLEKRVAKIKSDEREDLKVLATGVAAALAARKPSWVTDEEFGMGYLELKTAPSLASKSSASNLAASQSNSIYSSQNEHGGGKPTAVPSSDSGNMAKDHSLRSRTSDVRTDKIDGFSVPKSELGHGKLKGTSLNGPDSQSLVPSTSVHSGSSRVVEGQKPGDDLSRTSNEGSSKVIFKTSSESEQLRVSAKRNAPAGILSKAPKQDTTKDEIRSGKAASKNHGSSTSDRDLPIHATDGGRHGSSYKTSSVMPNDYTQSSLTRGLSSSLKASDGHAIELKAESGVGRTSDSRASSVKENGTEALEVAKSSSSRLAHSPRHDNSASGSRSSDKLPKRASPAEEPDRQGKRRKGDGESRDVDGDFRNPDKDRSIDTRSVDADKIGMDEQSGYRGSDKPLDRTKDKVNERYDRDYKDRAERSEKSRGDDPSVEKTRDRSIERYGRERSVEKVERVSDRYPDKSKDERDKDDRSKLRYNDTATEKSHVDDRFHRQSLPPPPPLPPHAVPQSVNSGRREEDADRRFGTTRHSQRLSPRHEEKERRQSEENLISQDDTKRRREEEFRERKREEREVGISLKVDDRERERERDKANLLKEDMDAAAASKRRKLKREHLSLAEAGEYSPVGAPPSLVGGGVSQSYDGRERGDRKGVMMQRASYLDDPGLRIHGKEVVNKMTRREADLMYDREWDDDKRMRADQKRRHRK, encoded by the exons ATGGCTCTCCCTCCCCTTGAGTGTATGTATGTCGTTGAAAGCAATCTTCGCGAATGGAAGTCCGGAAACTCGAGCTTTAGGGTTCCCAACCCTGTCCCTGTGCTTCGCTTCCTTTACGAGCTTTGCTGGACCATG GTTCGAGGTGAATTGCCGTTCCAGAAGTGTAAAGCAGCATTGGATTCAGTAGAGTTCACGGGCAAAATGTCTGCGGAGGAGTTAGGATCGAGTTTTGCTGATGTCATTACCCAATTGGCCCAAGAT ATCACATTACCCGGAGAGTATCGTGTTCGTCTTTTAAAATTG GCTAAATGGCTGGTTGAATCTGCATTTGTTCCATTGAGGCTTTTTCAAGAACGGTGTGAG GAAGAATTTTTATGGGAGGCTGAAATGATAAAGATTAAGGCGCAGGAATTGAAAAGCAAAGAG GTCAGAGTAAATACTCGTCTTCTTTATCAGCAAACAAAGTTTAATCTTCTGCGTGAAGAAAGCGAGGGCTATGCCAAGTTG GTAACACTTCTTTGCCATGTCACTGACGCTTCAAATAACAATTTGCCGGGTTCAACAATTGGTATTATAAAG TCATTGATTGGGCATTTTGATTTGGACCCAAACCGTGTGTTTGACATT GTCTTGGAGTGTTTTGAACTTCAGCCAGAAAATAGTGTTTTTGTGGAGCTAATTCCAATATTTCCCAAG TCTCATGCTTCACAAATCCTTGGGTTCAAATTCCAATATTATCAGCGCATTGAAGTGAACTCGCCAGTGCCAGTTGGGCTTTATAAACTTGCAGCTTTACTAGTGAAGGAAAAATTTATTGATCTGGATAGCAT ATATGCACATCTACTTCCTAAGGAGGAGGAGGCATTTGAGCACTATGAGTCCTTTTCTTCCAAACGACTTGATGAG GCTAACAGAATAGGTAAAATAAATCTTGCGGCAACGGGAAAAGATCTAATGGATGATGAGAAGCAAGGAGATGTAAGCATTGATCTTTTTGCTGCTCTTGATATGGAAAGTGAGGCAGTCAATGAAAGGTCTCCAGAGCTGGAAAATAATCAAACATTGGGCTTGCTTACAGGATTTCTTTCTGTGGGTGACTG GTATCATGCACATGTACTGTTTAATCGGCTTTTACCTCTCAATCCAGTGGAACACCTTCCAATCTGTAACTGTTTGTTTAG GTTCATTGAAGAATCGATCTCCTCTGCGTACTCTATTGTTCGTCAACATTATTATCAGAGCTTTGGGACCTCTTCGGGAGCTAGCATTGATACCAGGAATTTTCCGGTTGGTGGTTCTTTTATAGATCTTCCTAGGGAACTTTTTCAGATGCTTGCAGCTGCTGGACCTTATCTCTACCGTGATACAATTTTGCTGCAGAAG GTCTGTAGGGTGCTGAGAGGTTATTATATGTCGGCAATTGAGTTTGTCAACAGTGTGGAAAGTGGTTCAAATCCTGAATTTGTTCTGCAAGCTGGTAGCCGGGTTCCTCATCTTCACTTGAAGGAAGCTAGATTGAAAATTGAGGAAGCTTTAGGAATGTGTATACTTCCTTCGTTACAGTTGATACCTGCCAATCCAGCTGTTGGTCAAGGAATATGGGAAGTAATGAATCTTCTTCCGTATGAG GTGCGGTATCGTTTATATGGTGAATGGGAGAAAGATGATGAGAAGATTCCAATGGTTTTGGCTGCAAGGCAAACCGCAAAG TTGGACACACGGAGGATTTTGAAGCGGTTGGCTAAGGAAAATTTGAAGCAATTGGGTAGGATGGTTGCAAAACTTGCTCATGCCAATCCGTTGACTGTCCTTCGCACTATATTACACCAG ATTGAGGCATATAGGGATATGATTACTCCTGTAGTAGATGCATTCAAGTATCTGACTCAG CTTGAGTATGACATATTAGAATATGTTGTGATTGAACGTTTGGTGCAAGGAGGGCGTGATAAGTTGAAGGATGATGGCCTTAATCTGTCAGATTGGCTCCAGTCATTAGCTTCATTTTGGGGTCACCT GTGTAAGAAGTACCCATCTATGGAGCTAAGGGGTTTGTTTCAGTATCTCATTAATCAGTTGAAAAAAGGTCAAGGAATTGAACTTGTTCTCCTGCAG GAACTTGTTCAACAAATGGCCAATGTCCAATACACAGAAAACCTAACTGAGGAACAGTTGGATGCTATGGCAGGAAGTGAGACACTTCGTTATCAAGCAACTTCTTTTGGGGTTACTCGAAATAACAAG GCGTTGATCAAGTCAAGCAACAGACTGCGTGACTCCTTGCTTTCTAAGGATGAACCAAAATTGGCAGTCCCTCTCTTGCTACTTATTTCTCAACACCGTTCAGT GGTTGTCATAAATGCAAATGCTCCTTATATTAAGATGGTCAGTGAACAATTTGATAGATGTCATGGAACTCTGCTTCAATATGTGGAATTTCTTAGTAGTGCAGTTACGCCTGCATCAGCTTATGCTCAGTTGATTCCCTCTCTCAATGAGCTTGCCCAGCTTTATCACCTAGATCCCGAG GTTGCTTTCCTGATATATCGACCAATAATGAGGTTATTTAAGTGTCAAGGTGGTTCAGATATCTTCTGGCCACTGGATGGCAATGATGCAAATGTTGCAAGCAATAATTCTGATTCGGAATCAGCAGAATGTTCTGCAGACGTTGTTTTGGAACTTGGTTCTTCACGGAAACCTGTGAG GTGGTCAGATCTCCTCGATGCTGTAAAGTCTATGTTACCTCCAAAAGCTTGGAATAGCTTGTCTCCAGATCTCTATACTACATTTTGGGGTCTCACGCTCTATGATCTTTATGTTCCTCAGAGTAGATATGAATCTGAAATTGCTAAGCAGCATTCTGCTCTTAAAGCTTTAGAAGAGCTTTCTGATAACTCAAGTTCTGCAAtcaataaaaggaagaaagacaaagaaagaatTCAAGAATCTCTTGATCGCTTGTCCAATGAACTAAATAAGCATGAAGAAAATGTTGCTTCTGTACGCAGACGACTTTCTCGTGAAAAGGATAAATGGTTGAGCTCCTGCCCTGATACTTTGAAAATTAACATGGAGTTCCTTCAGCGATGTATTTTTCCCCGCTGTACATTCAGTATGCCTGATGCTGTCTATTGTGCTATGTTTGTGCACACTCTTCATTCCCTTGGAACACCATTTTTCAATACAGTCAACCATATTGATGTTTTGATATGTAAAACCTTGCAACCCATGATATGCTGCTGCACGGAATACGAAGCAGGCAGGCTTGGAAGGTTTTTATATGAGACACTAAAGATAGCTTATTATTGGAAG AGTGATGAATCCATTTATGAACGTGAATGTGGAAATATGCCTGGATTCGCTGTCTATTATAGGTATCCAAACAGTCAAAGAGTAACGTACGGCCAGTTCATCAAG GTTCATTGGAAGTGGAGTCAAAGAATTACACGATTACTCATACAATGCTTGGAATCTACAGAGTACATGGAAATTAGAAATGCTCTTATAATGTTGACAAAAATTTCCAACGTTTTTCCCGTCACAAGAAAAAGCGGAATCAACCTTGAGAAAAGG GTCGCTAAGATCAAAAGTGATGAAAGAGAAGATCTGAAGGTGTTAGCTACTGGTGTTGCCGCAGCCTTGGCTGCTAGAAAG CCTTCATGGGTTACAGATGAAGAATTTGGCATGGGTTATCTTGAATTAAAGACTGCACCTTCTCTTGCATCAAAGTCTTCAGCTAGTAATTTAGCTGCCAGCCAAAGTAATTCCATTTATTCTTCCCAAAATGAACATGGTGGAGGAAAGCCTACTGCCGTCCCAAGTTCAGATTCTGGAAATATGGCCAAAGACCATTCATTGAGGTCACGAACTTCCGACGTGAGGACGGATAAAATAGATGGTTTTTCTGTTCCAAAATCTGAACTAGGGCATGGGAAACTCAAAGGCACTTCATTGAACGGACCAGATTCCCAATCACTTGTGCCCTCAACTTCTGTGCATTCAGGATCGTCAAGAGTTGTGGAAGGTCAAAAACCAGGTGATGACTTAAGTAGGACTTCGAATGAAGGCTCATCAAAAGTTATTTTCAAGACCTCTTCTGAATCCGAG CAGTTGAGAGTTTCAGCAAAACGAAACGCACCTGCTGGGATTCTTAGTAAAGCACCAAAACAAGATACCACGAAAGATGAGATTAGATCTGGAAAAGCTGCTAGCAAGAATCATGGGTCTTCCACAAGTGATCGGGATCTTCCAATTCATGCAACGGATGGTGGTAGGCATGGAAGTTCTTATAAAACTTCTTCAGTTATGCCAAATGACTATACGCAAAGTTCATTAACTAGAGGCTTGTCCTCATCATTAAAAGCTTCAGATGGTCACGCTATTGAATTGAAGGCAGAGAGTGGAGTAGGGAGGACTTCTGATAGTAGGGCTTCGTCAGTAAAGGAAAATGGTACTGAAGCTCTTGAAGTTGCAAAATCCTCTTCTTCCAGACTTGCTCATTCTCCCAGACATGATAATTCTGCTAGTGGTTCTAGGTCTAGTGATAAACTGCCTAAAAGAGCTAGTcctgctgaagaaccagacagACAAGGTAAACGTCGGAAAGGAGATGGTGAAAGTAGAGATGTAGATGGGGATTTTCGTAACCCTGACAAAGATAGATCCATAGACACACGATCTGTAGATGCTGATAAAATAGGAATGGATGAACAAAGTGGTTACAGAGGTTCAGATAAACCTCTGGATAGAACAAAAGATAAGGTAAATGAAAGATACGATAGGGACTACAAAGATCGGGCAGAGCGTTCTGAGAAATCCCGTGGAGATGATCCATCAGTAGAAAAAACAAGAGACAGATCAATAGAAAGATATGGAAGAGAACGCTCGGTTGAGAAAGTGGAAAGAGTTTCTGATAGGTATCCTGACAAATCTAAGGATGAAAGAGATAAAGATGATAGGAGTAAGTTACGATATAATGATACAGCTACAGAAAAGTCTCATGTTGATGATCGGTTCCACAGACAGAGCTTGCCTCCTCCCCCTCCCTTGCCTCCTCACGCGGTCCCTCAATCTGTTAATAGtgggagaagagaagaagatgcagaTAGAAGGTTTGGAACTACTAGACACAGTCAAAGGCTTTCTCCTAGACACGAAGAGAAGGAACGGAGACAATCAGaggaaaatttaatttcacaGGATGATACAAAACGCAGAAGAGAGGAGGAATttcgagaaagaaagagagaagagagagaggtggGGATATCATTGAAG GTGGATGATAGGGAGAGGGAAAGGGAGAGGGACAAGGCAAACCTTTTGAAGGAGGACATGGACGCTGCTGCTGCCTCCAAGAGGCGAAAACTTAAAAGGGAGCATCTGTCATTGGCAGAGGCTGGTGAGTATTCTCCTGTTGGCGCACCGCCATCTCTGGTTGGTGGTGGCGTGTCTCAATCTTATGATGGACGAGAAAGAGGAGACAGGAAGGGTGTAATGATGCAACGTGCCAGTTACTTGGATGATCCAGGCTTGAGAATTCATGGTAAAGAAGTTGTCAACAAGATGACCAGACGTGAAGCCGATTT AATGTACGATCGGGAATGGGATGATGATAAAAGAATGAGGGCGGACCAAAAGCGGAGGCACCGGAAATAA